The nucleotide sequence ATGTAGACGTAACCCGCTACCAGAATGGTGCAGGATTTGTCGCCCTTCTTAAAGGCGTCTTCGATATCCTGACTTGTGCGGTCATCGTATTGCCACCAACCTGAAGTTACACATTTTTACAAGAAAAATACTCGGAATGGGATTGGGTCTAGTCTTTTTTTGATGATTTGGGATTTGAATCACAGTATCGTTTTCTGAATCGGTTTAAGTAATGGGTATGGGAGTGCGGACAGATTGGGATGAGGGTGGGTTATATGCTTAATTCTAAAGTTTAATTGTGTTTTTGGTGCTTGCTGAGCCCGGCGACACCTTTAGTTCGGTCTGGGAGGGCATCTGTGATCTTGCATCGTAAAATATTGCGACGCTTTTCGGGACTCGAGTGGGGATATTGCTTCATCTGCATAAAGTCGATAGCGTACATAACCCCGCAGATCTGTATTAACAGCCTGCCTGGATGTGGTTCGGTGTCGTTCAGATCATCGGATTCTGAGCTTAGCCAACCCACTGAATTCATCTCATCATCTTCACTTTCGTAAAAGGAAGAATGCGAACTATCGGCTTCGAAATAAAGTGATCTATAAGTGTTGACATTTAAAACATGCAACATGTTATCATCTTCATCAATGGTATGGTTTTCGAAATTGGCTGAATTGTCATCGTAATTAACTGATCTTAGAACGTCAAGACTTAAATGTCGATAAACGTGTGGATGCAATGTGTTATCATCTCCATCAATTGTATTGTTTTCGAAAGAAGTTGGAGGGTCTGCATTGACTATTGGATTAGTGACAACGTTTGGAACTGGACGAGTCTCAGGAACTTGTGTGTTCCGATCCCGATCACGAAATGGATGTAACATATCGTCACCCTCATCAGTAGTATCGTTTTCGGACACGGTTGGAGGGTCTGCATTGACGATTGGGTTGGTGGCAGCCTCTGTTTCAGTTTCCCTCTTGGATTTTTCATAGTCCGCATACGCGATCTCGATGTCTTCATTGGTCCGAGAATCGTAGGCCCACCAGCCCCCTAGATGTGCACGGTGCATGATGTTTTCGGTGGGGTTTATGGGAAATAAGGGGCGGCCGACACCAAAACTGTAATCGTACTCACCATTTCTGCCCTCGTAATACCACTGGTAGCCATCTTCGGTCGCACGAGTAGTGCAGATGTCCTCAATGCCATTCACAAGCTGGGGATGGTCCAGGAACTCGGCGGGAATTTCGCGGCGGCACATAGCACATCGTCGGTTTTTGTAAGCAACGCCCTGAAGATCGGGAAATTATTTTAGTaagttataaaaaagtttGGTATTCCAAAGTTgtgaaaaataaatagaatAAAATTAGTAAACATATTTGAGTAtgcaattttataaatattcaaTTTTTCATAACATTGACGAAAAGTAAATTTCCTGCTTAACAGATTAAATTGTGaacaaaatgtataattttcAGATCATTTGACTTAGGAAGTTAGGTTTGAGAAGTTAAACTGTAAATGTTGCCCCCAAATTGACATTAATTCACGCCCAAACAAGTTTCAGAACTGGTAAGTGCACTCGAGTGCTAATTGGAATACTTGTCCTAGGCTCAAACTGGTTGAAGTTTACAGGGGACGGAAACCAATTGACAAGTCGCTAACCGGAAGCCAACCTAATGCCATAATGGCGAGTGTCCCGGGTTCAGCCGGCATGCTAATCAGTCAGTCAGACCAGCTTTAGCACCAAAGGGTTAAGAGCAGCCTTGAACTTCACTACGTGCTCGCAGGTTTTGGCGCCGGTCGAAAAAGATATTCGAAAATTTGACGATGTGAATTGCATTGCTAATTGACTGCGAAAAGCTTCCGCTATTGGTTTTATAAACTACGCACCTTAACGCACAAGAAGCAAAAGATGTGGCCGCAGGGGAGACGAGCTGGATGGATGCAGGTTTGCAGGCAGATTGGACACTCCAAGGCAGCAGCCGCTGTGGAAGGGGAATCCCCGCTACTTATTGCTGTAGctgaaaataaatgaaaaaaagagtttacatttttttaaggtaTAGATAGGAATGTTAATAATAGtttacaataacaaataaatGTATGTTcttcaataaattttaatcaaAAGCGTTTGGAAAGTactttaaattgtttttgactGTCCAAGTTTgactttaaaattaaacttcTGGACTAATTAAACGATACCCTAAGCACGTTAAAGATTTTTACATTAATGAACATTTCTACAACTTCTAAAATGTGGATAAAATTTAACAAGTATACATTTCTGCCAGCTCTTTAGCAAGAGTAAAGTACAGAATACAAAGTAGAAGTGGTTCGCGAAGATCGTTCCGAAAAATCTAAATAATTTCGAAACCACTTTAAAAAGAACTTTGTAGTTTAGTAACATTGGCAAATAAATCAATGATTTTACTAAATATAGCTTTGGTTTTACCAATAATTGTAAGTGTATGTTGTATCTATAAAGTTTTGATATTGGGAAAGCCTTATAAAAACGATTCTTTACAACAATGGACTTTCTTAATAATTATGATATTAAATCTGAAGACCTTTCTAAGGCGTGACAGTTAGATTCTGATCCTGGCCAGCCCCAATATTCTCACCTGCATCTACGTCGATGGCTTTCGCCGCATCTCCGGCTGATGAAGCAGGGGAGTTGGGAGCGGAAGTCGCTGCGGCAGCTCCTGATCCGGATCCTGTTCCCGGATCATCTGCACTTCCGTTTCCGGAACGGGCAGCAGCCGCTGCCGCGGAAGTGGAGGGTGACAAGCAGAGATCGATGATGGTGGTGCTGGGTCGCACAATTCCCACGAACTGCACATCCTCatcctcgtcgtcgtcgtccaCCGTAATCACATcgccgttgttgttgctgctggctgCATTTTGCTCCGTGGCGCGTTGTTGCGACATGTTGGGACTGGCTCGATCTCGTCAGCAGCAGGGGAAATCGTGCTGTCACCGCAGTCGTcgtgtttttttaaattttcacttCACAAACAAACTGCGAACCAAAAAAATTGTTGCTGCACAAGCGTGACCGCTTCTTGTTGCTCCTAAAATACTGGTGTCACTATCAAAATATACCAGTTCATTTTTAGTGTGACCTTGAATTTGTATTTCAGTGCTGTAAATTACTAAAATGGCGCCATggtttgaattttatttttgatttttactTTTGAAAAGTAATTGAACTTTATTTAGTTTATTTGAACagcagccaaaaaaaattaatattaattagtatatatatatatatatttttaagttttttgaTTGTGTCAAAACATGTCAGACTTAACTTGACATCAAAAAAATGTtcgaaaaactaaaataattgGCGAAAATTAATATCATTTGTGATTTATTTTGTGTTCCTTGCaggtaaatatattttattttctttgacaAATTAACTACTTTACCTGCATGGAAACAACAAAGaatttgaattattttttcattttacaaaaatgttcttaatttgttaaagtaatttttaaagcgaaaaatgtttttaataatGTGCAAGTATTTAAATGTAATTCCGAAGAGACGAAACTAAATAGAACATGtgcaaaattaaacttactGCACTTTAAAATGATcctaattattttttaaatatttactgcAGCTCTCACATCCTGCTGCCATCACATTAATAATGCTTTATTAAATTCAACAAAACCAATTAAAATTATGCGCTTCATTACATGCAACACCTTTTGCAACGCCCACCCACCTATAAAAATATGCCGCCTCCAACGAGAATTTAACTTCATAAAAATTGACAGGCCTTCGCACAGGGTTTTCGGTCAGCGAAGGCATCACGCACTTTTTAATATGCAGCCGGCATGCGACAGCCCCAAAAAAGTAACACACAACAACAGTCGGTTGCAGTTGTCCTGAACAGGACCTTCGTACTCATtacataaaaatcaatttttggtttatttttgCACTGCCTCTCCTCGCAATTGCATGTCATTTTTTGTCAATTACACATATACATACAATTGCCTAATTGCGCGACAGACAAACGCGTTGAAGTCAACTGCCGACGAGTTTTGTAAATTACTCTCGTTCTGCCTGGATGCTGGTTGCTGGGTGCTGGGTGCTGGGATGCGATGTTGTCCTGCCGGGCTGTTTAATGCACGTGTCCCCTTGGGCGTTTTAAAAATGTGTTGCCTGTCCCGGGAAGCCACTGTTTCGACGTGATTTGCCTTGGGGAATGTGCAATTTGAAagccgaaaaaaaaacattgaaaaATGCTAGATTCCAGAAGTTCGACTGTGATTTACCTtggtaaatttaaaatatttggtaATATTATCAAAACTCTCAAAACTAAGAAGTAAAAGGTTATTTTAAACAGTACGTATGATTTTTTCTTAGATTAACATTTTAAACCGCTTTCAGaaaataaacatatattaaaaaacatttaaaaattgtacTGAATATGTGGTCGACATAAAAAATGTCTCAAACATATTTTCCTAAAGTTATTGATTAAGGAtacaaaatgtttatattgttCTAATAAGgataaacaatatttttatagtGCCACAAACTCCAAAATAATGCCAGGGATCTGGTAAGTTGCTCTAAATTGTATACTTAAAAATATCTATGATACAGAATTTGATTGTGGGGGACATTCAAAAAATTGTTGAGTAGAAATACAAAATTTGGAATAAAATACGTATTACATATACATGTTTTACCCGAGTGGGGGATCTATTCCCCATAACCCTCCGAGGATCCGTGCGTGGTGTACCTAAACTTTCTATATATTTCATTTGATATCTATTTAGAAATATTGTTTTTGGCCCTAATCCTTTTCAATGTGTGGTCAGTGAAATCTGATTTATATGttaagtaaaattaattgtCATAAAGATAAACaattaatacatttattcCCAGCACATCAACTTAAATCCAGTATACCCCTAAGCCGTATTTTCACAAGTCATTTAAAACGCACACACCAGCTACTTAATATGCACGGCGAGTCCTTCAACTCTCGACACTCAACCCTTTATCCTGTGTGCTCGTTTTTGCACTCGGTTTTTTGTTATAATTGTTCTATGTCCTGTACAATTGAATTTTCATTTGCCAGCAAACGATCAAGAAACAGAAGAAGTTTGAATTATGATTGCCCCCTTATTGTTTCATGACCCTGTGGCCACAAAAGGAAAACCATAAAAAGTAACCCACAGAAGCAAACGCAAAGAAAACCTCAAATCTTAATGTAATTATCAGGCCAGCAAAAAAACCGTTTACAACGGTAGACGCCTCAAGATTATTAACACAAAAGAGGGCCGCAATGGTCGTCATAagcataaaaatattgccctcCCCAGACCAAACTTCGTCACCCTGTTTTTACCATAAAAAAGGGAGAACCAAAAGAAAATTCTTGCTACTTTTTGCACCCTCCTTGTAATAAGCTACTTTTGCATCTTGCCTATTGCTCTTTATTTTATCATTTGCGGGCTCGTTCTTTTCTCccttaaacattttattatagCAATTTTTTGGGTTCGCCAAATCCCCCTGATAAACGAAAATTGTCTGTTGACACATGTGAGTAGAGGCTTGCAGCCAGTGCAACCTAAGCTCTAATAAATTTACGATCGGAATTTCGCACGAGTTTCCTATTAAAATGCAGATTTTTCCAGTAAGTATTAGCAGAAAGAAGAGGCTGTAACATTGGGTGGTTTAAATTAGGTTTCTTGATTGACAAACTGCGTGGTTATCTTCATATCAATACAAATATGGATATGGATGGATGGAAAGCTGTTTAAGATGTGCCACCAAAAATGCTAATGCTTTCCTTACATGTAAAACGAATATAAGTACTTAGGTGTAGTGTTGGTTAATTAATAATGtgatatataaaaataaaaaccggGTAACTTATATAGTAAAAGAAACtgttttaaattgaaatatgtagatttataaaaatacattaaaacaaGAAATAGTTCTAATAAAAATcgtacacagagaaaattatccaagaacattgttcttgaattgagaacattcgttcttaaaaaccgtgtaagtacattttggtatcaatataagaacgaaatagtgagaagagaaaagttaaattgagtttacttaacaactttttgaaaaGTATACACCAAGGACTGatctaatagtttatttgtacatacaatgtacttaaataccgccaattcaacttgattcgaggaaaataaaaacattttcaacttaaaaatgtcgttctgTTTTTAAGAACActttcaactcagatgagaacgtcagaattttctctgtgcgTAGTTGTTACATAGATAAGCAGATAACTGATGATTATTATTCCAAACTCTTTTTAAGAAGAACTCATCGCCAAAGTGGGTGGCAAATGACCTCggtaattttaaaaatatgccAATGCCCAATCAGTGAACTACTTTCGAAAGTTCCATCCGTCCAGAGCTTCCCCCCATTCCTCCAATTTCTCCTGCCAGTGGGCTGCtggtttttaattaaaatataaaaacgaAGGGAACGTGCCGCGGTCGTTAGGCAATAAACTTGGACACCGCGCATCCTGGCAAGGACAATTACCAGGCGGAAAATGTCGCAACATTTTCGCTCCTTATCGCTGCCTTTCGGTACTTTAGGCCAAGGAATTCCGAGCGGCGGCATAAAGGAAAACGAATTAACGACATTGTAATGCTTATCTGAGAGAAAAGGTCCTTTTGCGGAGAGCGCAGGGCATATCCTTTTCACCCCACACTCTGAAACATATTTTCCTTGGAACCTGAGGTTGAGTCCCGAAAAAAGTGGAAAAAAtcttgatttttaattttaacgctttatttaattatgtGCAGACGAAACAACTTGAAGTTTGCTAATAAAATGCTTAAGGAGTGTCCTCTTTCTGCCTCCCCGCCCTTAGTCTGAGCAATAAAACCCACAAAAAATGGGCTAAAAATGGATTTTTTCCAGCTACTTTTACTCtctttttttaataaagaCATCAACAGATGGGCGGCGATAAAAAGGCAAAGATTATGGGGCAGACTACAAAGAAGAAGATCAGGGAAGGTCCGAGTGTCGTGTGGCTTTTGACACCCCGAGAAAAAGAGGAAAAAGCGGGCAACAGTTTCAGATTTTTTCGACCATTCTATTCAGATTCAAAGCGGGCGTGGACAAAAGGCCAGACGCAGGAGATTTAGTTCTAAGCGTTAGCACTTGACCCAAGGATAAGCGGCCCTGCTGCGAGAGTTGCTTACTTTTTATGGCTTTAAAGATAAGCGTTTATTCCCTTTTCGTTTTTCTTAATGCGCAAACTTTTAATTAGCTGGAAAAAGCGTACCTTCTTGTCGGTTCTCCTAATGGCTTTTCAATTGGCGTGGAGCAAATTCGACGGCAAATACACCCAATAACAATCAAATACAAATCGAATGCCTGTTATTGTCCACCCCTGTTCTTTATTTCGCTTGCTTCCTGAGGGGGATTCTTAGCCTACTTACGGGCATCATTTGCCTTGTCACCTGTTGTTCCCGGGCTgatttaaatctttaaaatcaATATGCCAAGCGCCAGGCCAAACAGATGGAGCTCCTTGGCAAACACATCGCAGGGGAGTCCTGGTCCTGGCGCAATGGAGTGGGTTTTGGGGAAGGGGACTGGCAGCGGTGACATCCCTGACAGGTGTGAGAATGGAAGGTATTCGAAGTTGACTTT is from Drosophila suzukii chromosome 3, CBGP_Dsuzu_IsoJpt1.0, whole genome shotgun sequence and encodes:
- the Rnf146 gene encoding E3 ubiquitin-protein ligase rnf146 isoform X3, which translates into the protein MSQQRATEQNAASSNNNGDVITVDDDDEDEDVQFVGIVRPSTTIIDLCLSPSTSAAAAAARSGNGSADDPGTGSGSGAAAATSAPNSPASSAGDAAKAIDVDAATAISSGDSPSTAAAALECPICLQTCIHPARLPCGHIFCFLCVKGVAYKNRRCAMCRREIPAEFLDHPQLVNGIEDICTTRATEDGYQWYYEGRNGWWQYDDRTSQDIEDAFKKGDKSCTILVAGYVYIVDLEQLVQQRQNEPTRCRRVKRDLATIPKKGVAGLRIEGNQVTSDTIFSRPATTANSATVAAAASSFISTIAATDAAIRIASDIIGSTLAHADELTRGFAASNISDDPSSSSSDSFSICTPPLLLTAKCVFVASLISTIYLKLY
- the Rnf146 gene encoding E3 ubiquitin-protein ligase rnf146 isoform X2 — its product is MSQQRATEQNAASSNNNGDVITVDDDDEDEDVQFVGIVRPSTTIIDLCLSPSTSAAAAAARSGNGSADDPGTGSGSGAAAATSAPNSPASSAGDAAKAIDVDAATAISSGDSPSTAAAALECPICLQTCIHPARLPCGHIFCFLCVKGVAYKNRRCAMCRREIPAEFLDHPQLVNGIEDICTTRATEDGYQWYYEGRNGWWQYDDRTSQDIEDAFKKGDKSCTILVAGYVYIVDLEQLVQQRQNEPTRCRRVKRDLATIPKKGVAGLRIEGNQVTSDTIFSRPATTANSATVAAAASSFISTIAATDAAIRIASDIIGSTLAHADELTRGFAASNISDDPSSSSSGEQTNSTNPQETGRSPASSPPSSSMQDLITRDLRNTQQVIAHNQHTIDLFEQALNDFQALAMRNYVDSSDEEENDQDQEQDLREREQLGAGEQPQSGDNPQGF
- the Rnf146 gene encoding uncharacterized protein Rnf146 isoform X1, coding for MSQQRATEQNAASSNNNGDVITVDDDDEDEDVQFVGIVRPSTTIIDLCLSPSTSAAAAAARSGNGSADDPGTGSGSGAAAATSAPNSPASSAGDAAKAIDVDAATAISSGDSPSTAAAALECPICLQTCIHPARLPCGHIFCFLCVKGVAYKNRRCAMCRREIPAEFLDHPQLVNGIEDICTTRATEDGYQWYYEGRNGGWWAYDSRTNEDIEIAYADYEKSKRETETEAATNPIVNADPPTVSENDTTDEGDDMLHPFRDRDRNTQVPETRPVPNVVTNPIVNADPPTSFENNTIDGDDNTLHPHVYRHLSLDVLRSVNYDDNSANFENHTIDEDDNMLHVLNVNTYRSLYFEADSSHSSFYESEDDEMNSVGWLSSESDDLNDTEPHPGRLLIQICGVMYAIDFMQMKQYPHSSPEKRRNILRCKITDALPDRTKGVAGLSKHQKHN